Proteins from a genomic interval of Caldicellulosiruptor diazotrophicus:
- a CDS encoding carbohydrate binding domain-containing protein → MRSKKFVANFLLFAFLIMTIFPGGVAKASSSQIFVDISTDFAKDDITRLYQLDLINGYPDGTFKPSKDISVAEFCKILNSYMGFVQEEPLDVSLKISSYSWYYEELKKAQAAGYLTLLVKEGKLNPNRFVTRQEAFAAVAAALRLDSQKENILNSFSDVQKIEPRYSLGVAALISFGFVKGYPDGTLKPEKGITRSEIVKLLSRIGALIVTKPGEYTLAQNEGFVIVNSGDVEIKDVSIKGNIYINQRVGEGSVTLNNVTIDGGKLFVFGGGENSVKLVNTKVGEIVVDSKLSKTNIEVGQNSQAANIIVLSSAKVTQVSDESSIKFITLKQSGNQSADVKIKANCEALYVYSPNSKVNIKNSKVKNLVATDLAQNFTLLVESSKIDTMELNSNGNLNIDKESGIEKLVVKALAKNVKISSNGKINEASVYSEGVVLNGKILPKGEKVDISAVEIKQPSSSTALQSTLSVQSSGSASSTTYITSQGSTDGTTDQTANNNQNQQGGNQTQPTWQLVWEDDFNGNSIDTTKWNFTIGAGGYGNNELQYYSSRPENARVENGNLIIEARKENFEGSPYTSAKLTTQGKFSFTYGKVEVKAKLPEGQGVWPAIWMMPEDLNLYGGWPACGEIDIMELLGQEPNKIYGTIHYGNPHTYHGGNYTLSNGEKFSDNFHVFGLEWEPGKIKWYVDGQLYYETSDWFSRSSNEAFDYTYPAPFDREFYLILNVAVGGNWPGYPPQDANYFPQKMVVDWVRVYKKAGITYPDNVAKPQESITYPQDARPPLSDGNLIYNGSFDIDSPDVDGIEGVANTDYWQFLHLPDFGGDGTIENIGGSVKISITKPGSQTYSVQLIQRPICLIKGKTYKLTFRAKSEGSRTIEVKFSSGGGDNGSTWIDYAVKTFNLSSDWQDYSYIFTMQSSTYAKARIEFNVGLNNLPVYIDDVKLIEYDVNDPSAIKEPLPNGNLIYNGTFDQGDGRFAAWEFLKETAADATYTIGSKPEDRYFKAVIANGGQNFSDIKLVQSNIKVGAGENLLLAFSAKAFESPRQIKVYISDQNFNPITDVKIVSLSLDWNVYKFNLKSIDNLPSDTRAKLVFEIGSSNSDVAIDNVSLKNVLPSSFIVVQAEDFGSLSNATNNGQYVAFSQGGAASFSVNIPKSGEYLVSYKLKAGQGSSLKLVVGSTVYDAEVASLSANWAVVSDTVYLESGENNIELLADNVDLDYIEFSPNFIKNGDFSKDLENWTTWFGNGGIGAAQVSRGQLKVSITNIGLAFWSIQVIQGPMTLESGKTYRISFDAKSTSARDIFIKIDDSNYYGHLEKYVPLTDKMKNYTFDFVMDATRSDIRLVIGLGTMSPGGANPQTQAHTVTIDNAAIAEVSENCGYFEREVAEILTGEVPSEPQQFVGDKLLPDGSFDTQESLNNWHWWSSAGNNVAMSIENGELKLSVSSIGSDPWDPQLSRQEIPLVNGKNYKISFKARATYPRKINVAIGKPLTSDPWFIEYMPKKTIDITSEMAQYEIYFAMNNPTDLGAKLAIEIGNVAGYSQVPFDIYFDDIQIEVVESIPQETAPPAQHTQKVGDQIIPDGTFDTGLGQWVYWSGDQWSGVSDMQVTAENGKLRVRLNSVGWQSYSAQVARKNLTLENGLTYELKFKMNASQNTKIQVNIGKELTSDPWFIPYAPTTVFDIGTQEQVYTLTFKVTQPTDVTKVVFEFGPINNQYPPLPLDIYLDDVTLTVVSDQ, encoded by the coding sequence ATGCGTTCAAAAAAGTTTGTTGCCAATTTTCTATTGTTTGCATTTTTAATTATGACTATTTTTCCGGGGGGAGTAGCGAAAGCAAGTTCAAGCCAAATCTTTGTGGATATTTCCACTGATTTTGCAAAGGATGATATAACAAGATTATACCAGCTTGACCTAATAAATGGGTATCCTGATGGAACATTTAAACCATCAAAAGATATTTCTGTTGCGGAATTTTGTAAAATCTTGAATAGTTACATGGGATTTGTACAGGAAGAACCACTTGATGTAAGTTTAAAAATTAGTTCTTATTCATGGTATTATGAAGAACTTAAAAAAGCTCAGGCGGCAGGTTATTTGACATTGTTGGTGAAAGAAGGCAAGCTAAATCCAAACAGGTTTGTAACAAGACAGGAAGCTTTTGCTGCTGTTGCAGCTGCGTTGCGGCTCGACAGTCAAAAGGAGAATATTTTAAACAGCTTTTCAGATGTTCAAAAAATTGAGCCAAGGTATTCTTTGGGTGTGGCAGCACTTATCAGTTTTGGGTTTGTTAAAGGCTATCCAGATGGGACATTAAAGCCAGAAAAGGGTATAACTAGATCTGAGATTGTCAAGCTTCTAAGCAGAATAGGAGCATTAATAGTTACGAAACCGGGGGAATATACTTTGGCTCAAAATGAAGGGTTTGTAATAGTAAACAGCGGTGATGTGGAGATAAAAGATGTTTCAATAAAAGGCAATATATATATAAATCAACGTGTAGGAGAAGGCTCTGTGACTTTGAACAACGTGACCATTGATGGGGGAAAATTGTTTGTATTTGGTGGCGGAGAAAACTCTGTCAAGCTTGTGAACACAAAAGTTGGAGAAATAGTTGTTGACAGCAAACTTTCAAAAACAAATATTGAAGTGGGACAAAACAGCCAAGCTGCGAACATAATTGTGTTGTCATCAGCAAAGGTCACGCAGGTCTCTGATGAAAGTTCAATCAAGTTTATTACATTAAAACAGAGTGGGAATCAATCTGCAGATGTTAAAATTAAAGCAAACTGTGAAGCACTTTATGTTTATTCTCCAAACAGCAAGGTAAATATCAAAAATTCTAAAGTAAAAAACCTTGTTGCAACCGACCTTGCTCAGAACTTTACACTTTTAGTGGAAAGTTCAAAGATTGACACTATGGAGCTAAATAGCAATGGGAACTTAAATATAGATAAAGAATCAGGTATAGAAAAACTTGTTGTCAAGGCACTTGCAAAAAATGTAAAGATTAGTTCAAATGGCAAGATAAATGAAGCATCTGTGTATTCAGAAGGTGTTGTGTTAAACGGAAAAATTTTGCCTAAAGGCGAAAAGGTTGACATAAGTGCTGTAGAAATCAAACAACCTTCATCCTCAACGGCTTTACAGAGCACATTGTCAGTTCAATCTTCAGGCAGTGCTTCTTCCACTACATATATCACCAGCCAAGGTTCAACAGATGGAACTACAGACCAGACAGCAAACAATAACCAGAACCAGCAGGGTGGCAATCAAACACAGCCGACATGGCAGCTTGTCTGGGAAGATGATTTTAATGGAAACTCAATTGACACAACAAAGTGGAACTTTACAATTGGTGCTGGCGGGTATGGCAACAATGAACTGCAGTATTACTCTTCAAGACCAGAAAATGCAAGAGTGGAAAACGGAAATCTAATAATTGAAGCAAGAAAAGAAAACTTTGAGGGAAGCCCGTATACATCTGCAAAACTGACAACCCAAGGCAAATTCTCATTCACATATGGCAAAGTTGAGGTTAAGGCAAAACTTCCGGAAGGTCAGGGTGTGTGGCCGGCTATCTGGATGATGCCGGAGGATTTGAACCTTTATGGTGGATGGCCAGCCTGCGGTGAAATTGATATTATGGAGCTTTTAGGGCAGGAGCCCAACAAAATTTATGGAACAATTCATTATGGTAATCCTCACACATACCATGGTGGCAATTACACCTTGTCTAATGGGGAAAAATTTTCTGACAATTTTCATGTATTTGGTCTTGAGTGGGAACCAGGGAAAATCAAATGGTATGTAGATGGGCAGCTTTACTATGAAACAAGCGACTGGTTTTCAAGGTCTTCAAACGAGGCTTTTGATTATACTTATCCTGCTCCTTTTGACAGGGAATTCTACCTCATACTCAACGTTGCAGTTGGTGGTAACTGGCCAGGGTACCCACCACAGGATGCAAATTACTTCCCGCAGAAAATGGTTGTTGACTGGGTAAGAGTATACAAGAAAGCAGGAATTACTTACCCTGACAATGTAGCAAAGCCACAGGAGAGCATAACCTATCCTCAGGATGCAAGACCACCACTTAGTGATGGGAATCTTATTTATAACGGTAGCTTTGATATCGACAGCCCAGATGTTGATGGCATAGAAGGTGTTGCTAACACAGATTACTGGCAGTTTTTGCACCTGCCTGACTTTGGCGGAGACGGCACGATTGAAAATATTGGTGGATCTGTGAAGATAAGTATAACAAAGCCAGGTTCACAAACATATTCTGTTCAGCTGATTCAAAGACCAATTTGTTTGATAAAAGGCAAGACATATAAACTTACATTTAGAGCAAAGAGCGAAGGTTCAAGGACAATTGAGGTCAAGTTTTCAAGTGGCGGTGGAGATAACGGTTCTACCTGGATTGACTATGCTGTAAAGACCTTTAATTTATCTTCTGACTGGCAGGATTATTCTTACATCTTCACAATGCAAAGCAGCACATACGCAAAAGCAAGGATTGAATTTAATGTTGGACTAAATAACCTTCCTGTTTATATAGATGATGTGAAACTTATTGAATACGATGTAAATGACCCAAGCGCAATCAAAGAACCTCTGCCGAACGGTAACCTCATTTACAACGGCACGTTTGACCAGGGCGATGGTAGGTTTGCCGCATGGGAATTTTTGAAGGAAACAGCAGCAGATGCAACGTATACCATTGGTTCAAAGCCAGAAGACAGGTATTTCAAGGCTGTTATAGCAAACGGTGGACAAAACTTTTCGGATATTAAACTTGTTCAATCTAACATAAAAGTGGGCGCTGGTGAGAATCTCTTGCTTGCATTTTCAGCAAAAGCCTTTGAAAGTCCAAGACAAATAAAGGTTTATATATCTGACCAGAACTTCAATCCTATTACAGATGTAAAAATAGTTTCACTTTCGCTTGACTGGAATGTGTACAAATTTAACTTAAAGTCAATTGATAATTTGCCAAGCGACACAAGAGCTAAACTTGTTTTTGAAATTGGATCAAGCAATTCAGACGTTGCAATTGACAATGTCTCACTCAAAAATGTTCTTCCATCAAGCTTTATAGTTGTTCAAGCTGAAGACTTTGGCTCACTTTCAAACGCAACAAATAATGGACAGTATGTAGCGTTTTCTCAAGGTGGTGCTGCAAGCTTTAGCGTCAATATTCCAAAGAGTGGAGAGTACCTTGTATCCTACAAATTGAAAGCTGGGCAAGGGTCAAGCCTCAAGCTTGTAGTAGGAAGCACAGTTTACGATGCAGAAGTTGCTTCATTATCTGCAAACTGGGCAGTTGTATCAGATACAGTTTATCTTGAGTCAGGTGAAAATAATATTGAGCTTTTGGCAGACAATGTTGATTTGGATTACATTGAATTTTCACCTAACTTTATCAAAAACGGAGACTTTTCAAAAGACCTTGAAAACTGGACAACCTGGTTTGGCAATGGTGGAATTGGTGCTGCTCAGGTTTCAAGAGGACAGCTGAAAGTTTCAATTACAAACATAGGTCTTGCTTTCTGGAGCATTCAAGTAATTCAAGGGCCAATGACTCTGGAGAGTGGTAAAACATACAGAATTTCGTTTGATGCAAAATCAACATCTGCAAGAGATATATTCATAAAAATAGACGACTCTAATTACTATGGTCATCTTGAAAAATATGTACCACTTACAGATAAGATGAAGAACTATACATTTGACTTTGTAATGGATGCAACAAGAAGCGATATAAGGCTAGTAATTGGACTTGGGACAATGTCACCTGGCGGTGCAAATCCGCAAACTCAAGCTCATACAGTTACAATTGACAACGCTGCGATAGCCGAAGTTTCAGAAAACTGCGGATATTTTGAAAGAGAAGTAGCAGAAATCTTGACAGGTGAAGTTCCATCAGAACCACAGCAGTTTGTTGGAGATAAGCTTTTGCCAGATGGTAGCTTTGACACACAAGAGTCTCTTAACAACTGGCACTGGTGGTCAAGTGCGGGTAACAATGTGGCAATGTCCATTGAAAATGGAGAGCTGAAACTCAGTGTAAGTTCAATTGGCTCAGACCCATGGGACCCGCAGCTTTCCAGGCAAGAGATACCTCTTGTAAATGGCAAGAACTATAAGATTTCGTTCAAGGCAAGGGCAACTTATCCGCGCAAGATAAATGTTGCAATAGGAAAACCACTGACATCTGATCCATGGTTCATAGAATACATGCCCAAAAAGACAATAGATATTACAAGTGAGATGGCACAGTATGAAATCTACTTTGCTATGAACAATCCTACAGACCTTGGGGCAAAACTTGCGATAGAGATTGGGAACGTGGCAGGGTATTCGCAGGTGCCATTTGACATCTACTTTGATGATATCCAGATCGAAGTTGTAGAATCAATCCCGCAAGAAACTGCGCCGCCTGCGCAGCATACGCAAAAAGTGGGAGACCAGATCATTCCAGATGGCACATTTGACACAGGACTGGGACAGTGGGTATACTGGAGCGGTGACCAGTGGTCAGGTGTATCGGATATGCAGGTGACAGCGGAAAATGGCAAATTGAGGGTTCGCCTAAATTCTGTGGGGTGGCAGTCATACAGTGCACAGGTTGCAAGAAAGAATCTCACACTTGAAAACGGGCTTACCTACGAGCTTAAGTTCAAGATGAACGCATCACAAAATACAAAAATTCAAGTAAACATTGGAAAAGAACTGACATCTGACCCGTGGTTTATACCATATGCACCAACAACTGTATTTGATATTGGAACTCAAGAGCAAGTGTATACTCTCACATTTAAAGTTACACAGCCAACAGATGTGACAAAGGTTGTATTTGAGTTTGGACCAATAAATAATCAGTACCCTCCTCTTCCACTTGATATATACCTTGATGATGTGACATTGACTGTTGTGAGTGACCAGTAA
- a CDS encoding sensor histidine kinase yields MIEKLFGKWNDIKLKNKLLIAFVILILVPMSLIFVLSYTSLKNSTLKKFTIYNQVLFENAAKEAQNFLEELNSIKYDFIMDDSLMSDIGKTFARYTDPQDSFLYTNILTKISQYISTKEIVQSVQIINKSKEVYFFSKLQGDVPYENDKQIKEGFFAEIVKQEGKYVNGGYDKTRGVYVVGCELFSRDKIQPVGEMIVSFSLDFLKDVIEKYHLTEGGFYVADRSSNKVIFKTTDKFESIIEKLILKDETKLIPKTIFFEETIPDLNWEIIYIVSESSLLNNFSYTKRLLILSFSFLAIFAILFLIFISENITAPITRLIYQMRNLEHSRLKNNIKIARKDEIGNLLNSFYQMLKRIDELVIRVYEEEIARKNAEINLLYMQLNPHFLYNTLDTINALAELGRCKDVSVLAVSLAKFLRSNMAINKSTVSLADEIKQIEHYLTIMKIRFSGKLSYKIVYSQEEVLKAEVPRHLLLPLVENSVVHGFKNKNGDAKILIRAKKIENRLKLEVVDNGCGIEHEKIEKIKNASNDGIGIPNIIKRLKLLYKEDFDFEIKSKVGFWTKIIIQLPWDKVVKKEEKENVHSFDSGR; encoded by the coding sequence ATGATTGAAAAGCTTTTTGGAAAGTGGAACGATATAAAGCTTAAAAACAAACTTTTGATAGCTTTTGTGATTTTAATACTTGTTCCAATGTCTTTGATATTTGTTCTATCTTATACCTCCCTTAAAAACTCAACATTGAAAAAATTTACTATTTATAACCAAGTTCTTTTTGAAAATGCTGCCAAAGAAGCTCAAAATTTTCTTGAAGAGCTCAACAGCATAAAATATGACTTTATCATGGACGATAGTCTCATGTCAGACATTGGAAAGACTTTTGCAAGATATACCGATCCCCAAGATTCTTTTCTGTATACTAACATCTTGACAAAGATAAGCCAGTATATCTCAACAAAAGAAATTGTTCAGTCAGTTCAAATTATAAACAAGAGCAAAGAAGTATATTTTTTTTCAAAGCTCCAGGGTGATGTGCCATATGAGAATGATAAACAAATCAAAGAAGGTTTTTTCGCTGAAATAGTAAAGCAAGAAGGAAAGTATGTAAATGGCGGTTATGACAAAACAAGAGGTGTATATGTAGTTGGATGTGAGCTTTTCTCAAGAGATAAGATTCAGCCTGTTGGTGAGATGATAGTAAGTTTCAGCTTGGACTTTTTGAAAGATGTAATAGAAAAGTATCATCTGACAGAAGGTGGATTTTATGTTGCCGATAGAAGTTCTAATAAGGTCATATTCAAGACAACAGACAAATTTGAAAGTATCATTGAAAAATTGATTTTAAAAGATGAGACCAAGCTCATTCCAAAGACAATTTTCTTTGAAGAAACTATACCAGATCTTAATTGGGAAATAATTTACATAGTTTCAGAAAGTTCTCTTCTGAATAACTTTTCGTACACAAAACGGCTTTTGATATTGAGTTTTTCTTTTCTTGCCATTTTTGCAATTTTGTTTTTGATCTTTATTTCCGAAAATATTACAGCTCCTATAACAAGGCTCATTTACCAAATGAGAAATTTAGAACACTCAAGGCTTAAAAATAACATCAAAATTGCCCGCAAGGATGAAATAGGAAATTTGCTAAACTCATTTTATCAAATGCTAAAGAGAATAGATGAGCTTGTCATAAGGGTGTATGAAGAAGAGATAGCAAGGAAAAATGCAGAGATAAACCTTTTGTACATGCAGCTAAATCCACACTTTCTGTACAACACATTAGATACCATAAATGCCTTAGCTGAGCTTGGAAGATGCAAAGACGTTTCAGTGCTTGCTGTGTCACTTGCAAAGTTTTTGAGATCAAATATGGCAATAAATAAGTCAACAGTTTCTTTGGCAGATGAAATCAAGCAGATAGAACACTATCTTACCATTATGAAAATAAGATTTTCTGGAAAGCTCAGCTACAAAATAGTATATAGCCAGGAAGAAGTTTTGAAGGCAGAAGTTCCCCGGCATTTACTTTTACCGCTTGTAGAAAATTCAGTTGTCCATGGATTTAAAAACAAAAATGGGGATGCAAAAATTTTGATAAGAGCAAAGAAAATAGAAAACAGACTCAAGCTTGAGGTGGTTGACAATGGCTGTGGAATTGAACATGAAAAGATTGAAAAGATAAAAAATGCCTCAAACGATGGTATTGGAATTCCAAATATCATAAAGAGACTAAAACTTTTATATAAGGAAGACTTTGATTTTGAAATTAAAAGTAAAGTGGGGTTTTGGACAAAGATTATTATACAGCTTCCTTGGGATAAAGTTGTGAAAAAGGAGGAGAAGGAAAATGTGCACTCTTTTGATAGTGGAAGATGA
- a CDS encoding response regulator transcription factor: MCTLLIVEDEEILLERLVKTIDWESIGINKVIGIDSSEEALNILITENVDIILTDIRMPIMDGLDLAEFVHNRLKHPYIILMSGYKEFEYAHRAIKLGVVDYILKPFTREEVLETVKKAVEKVTAEQSRQQRLDSCENKNIIDMVFDFIFANCSKQISLNDVAEYVHLHPVYLSRLLKNKTGKTFKEILTEVRLKKAEKLLKTSSLKHYEIAEAVGFSDAQYFSQVFKKVYGMTPIEWKRQVLENKARLKI, encoded by the coding sequence ATGTGCACTCTTTTGATAGTGGAAGATGAAGAAATCTTGCTAGAAAGGCTTGTAAAAACCATAGATTGGGAGAGCATTGGGATTAATAAAGTCATCGGTATTGATAGTAGCGAAGAGGCTTTAAATATCCTGATAACAGAAAACGTGGATATAATTCTGACTGATATCAGAATGCCAATTATGGATGGACTTGATTTAGCAGAGTTTGTGCACAATAGACTAAAACATCCATATATAATACTTATGAGTGGTTATAAAGAATTTGAGTATGCCCACAGAGCAATTAAACTTGGTGTTGTGGATTATATCTTAAAACCATTTACCAGGGAAGAGGTTTTAGAAACTGTAAAAAAAGCGGTTGAAAAAGTAACAGCTGAACAAAGTAGGCAGCAACGTTTAGATTCCTGTGAGAACAAAAACATAATTGATATGGTCTTTGATTTTATTTTTGCAAATTGTTCAAAACAAATAAGCCTGAATGATGTAGCAGAGTATGTCCATCTTCACCCTGTGTATCTTAGCAGGCTTTTGAAAAACAAAACTGGAAAAACTTTTAAAGAGATACTCACTGAAGTGAGGCTCAAAAAGGCAGAAAAGCTTTTGAAAACATCCAGCTTAAAGCATTACGAAATTGCTGAGGCAGTTGGATTTTCAGATGCCCAATATTTCAGCCAAGTATTCAAAAAAGTATATGGTATGACACCTATTGAGTGGAAGAGGCAAGTCTTGGAAAATAAAGCGAGGTTAAAAATTTAA
- a CDS encoding extracellular solute-binding protein, translating into MKKWLKVVALAILVVFSISVVLVGQMGEKKVQGATNELTFWSWVSDSDTIKQVYEQAIKEFNSTNKYGVKIKAVYTPGEQYKTKLQTAMAANNPPDILNMWAAGKMKPYVDANRLYSISDIMNKDSQWKSRYVDGVFDLTTFNGKIYGIPQIRVATVIYYNKQIFAKYKLTPPKTWSELVNVIKVLTKNNVIPFALDARDPWILAMYAEYIANRIDPDAYRKVQKDPNAWTDKAFIETGKKIQELVKLGAFPKGATSLDYVAARNLFDQGKAAMYVMGIWDVGYLSTQSPVKKYVGAFKWPALEGGKGNVNNFLAGIEQVIAISSNCKNKQAAAAWLKLLSEQRYAKDLLAEKAGYFPTVKVNPDPKKVTGLYLEVLNLLKDQNTKDSFTYYDVMFGPIIGDGFNNTIQSIYLGKDPVEAFKKLAEIAKKEMKK; encoded by the coding sequence ATGAAAAAGTGGTTAAAAGTTGTGGCTTTAGCTATTTTAGTGGTCTTTTCAATTTCAGTTGTTTTAGTCGGTCAAATGGGTGAAAAAAAGGTACAAGGTGCAACAAATGAGCTTACATTCTGGAGCTGGGTTTCTGACTCTGATACCATAAAACAGGTATATGAGCAGGCTATCAAAGAATTTAATTCTACTAACAAATATGGTGTGAAAATCAAGGCTGTTTACACTCCAGGCGAGCAGTACAAGACAAAACTTCAAACAGCAATGGCAGCAAACAATCCACCCGATATTCTCAACATGTGGGCAGCTGGTAAGATGAAACCTTATGTTGACGCGAATAGGCTTTATTCGATTAGTGATATTATGAACAAAGATTCACAGTGGAAAAGCAGGTATGTAGATGGAGTGTTTGACCTTACAACTTTTAATGGCAAAATCTATGGTATTCCTCAGATAAGAGTTGCAACAGTTATATACTACAACAAACAAATCTTTGCAAAATACAAACTCACACCTCCAAAAACATGGTCAGAGCTTGTAAATGTTATAAAGGTTTTGACAAAGAACAATGTAATACCTTTTGCACTTGATGCAAGAGACCCATGGATTTTGGCGATGTATGCTGAGTATATTGCAAACAGAATAGACCCTGATGCTTACAGAAAGGTCCAAAAAGATCCAAACGCATGGACAGACAAAGCATTTATTGAGACAGGCAAGAAGATACAGGAGCTTGTCAAACTTGGTGCTTTTCCAAAAGGTGCAACAAGCTTAGATTATGTTGCAGCAAGAAATCTATTTGACCAAGGAAAAGCAGCGATGTATGTTATGGGAATATGGGATGTTGGGTATCTGTCAACTCAATCACCAGTCAAGAAATATGTAGGTGCATTCAAATGGCCAGCATTAGAAGGTGGCAAAGGCAATGTAAATAACTTCCTTGCTGGAATTGAACAGGTCATTGCAATAAGTTCAAACTGCAAGAACAAACAGGCTGCTGCAGCATGGCTAAAACTTTTATCTGAACAGAGATATGCAAAGGACCTGCTGGCCGAAAAAGCAGGGTATTTCCCGACAGTAAAAGTAAATCCCGATCCAAAGAAAGTTACAGGTCTGTATCTTGAGGTTTTGAATTTATTAAAGGACCAGAACACAAAAGATTCATTCACATACTATGATGTCATGTTTGGACCGATAATTGGCGATGGATTTAACAACACAATCCAGTCAATCTATCTTGGGAAAGACCCTGTTGAGGCATTCAAAAAGCTTGCAGAGATTGCTAAAAAAGAGATGAAAAAATAA
- a CDS encoding carbohydrate ABC transporter permease, whose product MKKLERAFGNKLAIAIFIAPALILFTFVIPLPILHSFYMSLFKWDMLSTMTYVGFENYKELFSDGIFLSSIWHTIEITVLSLIFQVTLGLFLALCIVNITKGRKYFQNAFFIPNILSSAVIGILWFFVYNYDFGLINSILKSVGLDSLQQEWLSQKYVILALSITTCWQWVGYHMILYIAAISGIPQDIIEAAIVDGAQGLKMVTKIIIPQIRPVLRVSIVLIITGSLKYFDMAWIMTEGGPDFASETIATYIYRTAFNKLQYGLGSAASTFLFAVSILITVLINKFAAKREEMY is encoded by the coding sequence GTGAAAAAATTGGAAAGAGCATTTGGAAATAAACTTGCTATTGCTATATTCATTGCACCAGCACTAATACTTTTTACATTTGTTATTCCTCTTCCTATTTTGCACTCATTTTATATGAGCCTTTTTAAATGGGATATGCTATCTACAATGACTTATGTGGGCTTTGAAAATTATAAAGAGCTGTTTTCAGATGGAATATTTTTATCTTCAATTTGGCACACAATTGAAATAACAGTGCTTTCATTAATTTTCCAGGTCACTTTAGGACTTTTCCTGGCCTTGTGTATAGTTAACATAACAAAAGGAAGGAAATACTTTCAGAACGCCTTTTTTATACCTAATATTTTGTCAAGTGCTGTAATAGGAATATTGTGGTTTTTTGTGTATAACTATGACTTTGGGCTTATAAATTCAATTTTAAAGAGCGTTGGCCTTGATTCTTTGCAGCAGGAGTGGCTTTCACAAAAATATGTTATCCTTGCACTGTCCATCACAACATGCTGGCAGTGGGTAGGATATCATATGATTCTTTATATAGCTGCCATTTCAGGGATACCACAGGATATCATTGAAGCAGCCATTGTTGATGGTGCGCAAGGGCTGAAAATGGTCACTAAAATAATAATTCCTCAAATTCGTCCTGTCTTGAGAGTTTCAATAGTTTTGATAATAACAGGTTCGCTGAAATACTTTGACATGGCATGGATAATGACTGAAGGCGGTCCAGATTTTGCTTCTGAAACAATCGCTACATATATATACAGAACTGCCTTCAACAAACTTCAGTATGGTCTTGGAAGTGCAGCTTCAACCTTTTTGTTTGCTGTAAGCATTTTAATTACTGTTCTTATAAATAAGTTTGCTGCTAAAAGAGAAGAAATGTACTAA
- a CDS encoding carbohydrate ABC transporter permease produces MKVFAKYIKLSPVAKAIIFAFLTFYSILTLFPLIWLVYNSVKTNNDFLANPFGLPQLSKLQLKNYYDAWVTMGIQRFTINSLIISSVSVIFSLIISSMAAYAIERMIWRSSQKVLNYFLSGIMVPIQIILIPLFINFKKLNLLDSRVGLLIPTVAFALPTSIFILTGFYKTIPRELEEAALIDGCSVYKIFYKIILPLTMPAFVTIAVFNFLGAWNDLLIPLVLIQTPEKMTLPVGLLNFRGMYGAELTKMFAAVVISAIPSIIIYFVLQDKLLKGMIAGAVKG; encoded by the coding sequence ATGAAAGTGTTTGCAAAATACATTAAACTTTCTCCTGTGGCAAAAGCAATAATATTCGCATTTTTGACCTTTTATTCAATATTGACATTATTTCCATTAATATGGCTTGTGTACAACTCGGTAAAAACCAACAATGATTTTTTGGCAAATCCCTTTGGTTTGCCACAATTGTCCAAACTTCAACTTAAAAATTACTATGATGCATGGGTGACTATGGGAATTCAGAGGTTTACGATAAACAGTCTCATAATCTCTTCTGTAAGTGTAATTTTTTCACTTATTATAAGCTCAATGGCAGCATATGCAATTGAGAGGATGATATGGCGATCAAGTCAAAAGGTTTTGAACTATTTTTTGTCGGGAATTATGGTCCCAATCCAAATAATATTGATTCCGCTTTTTATAAACTTTAAAAAACTAAATCTTTTAGACTCCCGCGTAGGACTTTTGATTCCAACAGTTGCATTTGCCCTCCCAACTTCGATTTTTATTTTAACTGGATTTTACAAGACAATCCCACGCGAATTAGAAGAAGCAGCATTAATTGACGGCTGCTCTGTCTACAAGATATTTTACAAGATAATTCTTCCATTGACCATGCCGGCTTTTGTAACAATTGCAGTCTTCAATTTCCTCGGTGCATGGAATGACCTTTTGATACCCCTGGTTTTGATACAAACACCAGAAAAAATGACACTGCCTGTTGGGCTTTTGAATTTTAGGGGGATGTATGGAGCTGAGCTTACCAAAATGTTTGCTGCAGTTGTGATCTCAGCAATACCAAGCATAATAATTTACTTTGTTTTGCAAGACAAACTTTTAAAAGGTATGATAGCCGGTGCTGTGAAGGGGTAA